The DNA segment AAAGACCGGCTTGAGGAGTTCGATCTCTCGGTTCCGGACTGTATTCGGACAGTCGAACCGCTGGATTTCTTCGATTTCCTGCGGCTAGAGAGTACGGCTTCGCTGGTCTTTACCGACTCCGGTGGTGTTCAGGAAGAGACCTGTGTGCTGGGCACTCCGTGTGTCACCCTCCGGAACGGAACCGAACGGCCTGAGACTGTGTTTGCTGGTGCGAACTGTATCGTCGGCCATCGGCCGGATGATATTGTCGCCGGTGCCCGACAGATGCGGCCAAAGGTTGGCGACTGGGAGCTGCCTTTCGGCGACGGGAACGCATCCGAGTACATCTTGGATGACCTCGGCTTCGATGCGTCACACCGCACGAGACAACCCCAGGAGCGTGCGGCCAGTAGTGGCGGAGTAAAGGAGCCATAACTTAGCCCGCGTCTATCGAGTTGTTCACTAATGGTGTCACGGGTTCTGGCTAGTGCTGTTAATCATCCCGACAGTATCAATCCGTATATCGGCCTTTTCAACCATCGAATTATCCGCTCATTGCAGGACAGTGGACTGTCCGTGGACGCAGTTGCGCCGCGGCCTTTTGCACCGCCTGTTGGCCCGAAATCGGAGTACAACATGTTGCCATCTGTCGAGGAGTGGGACGGATACGACGTGCACCACCCCCGGTTCTGGTACCTCCTCCCAAAGCGACTGTTCTACGGCCTCTCGGGCGATTCGTTCGCAAAGCGAGTCTCGGAATACGTTGATGAAACGTTTGAGGAGCCCGACCTCGTTCAGGCGTGTCACATCTACCTTGACGGGTACGGGTTACTGCCGTACTGTCGTAACCACGATGTTCCGCTGTTTGTCGTTTCACACGGTCATTTCATGAACAACTACGAAGACCTCGCTCGGGGTGTCCGGTCACGGGTCGACGAAACGCTCACGGCGTGCTCAAAAGTGCTGTGTGTGAGTGATGCACTCGCTGATACCGCTCGCTCCCACGTCTCTTCAGAGAAAGTCGAGACCGTCCCTATCGGCGCAACCCCTGAGCGCTATCCCACTGACCAGGAGTCACAGCTCCGCAGGGAACTGGGCATCGATGCTGACGCCACCGTGGCACTGTTCGTCGGCGAGTTCTGCGAACGAAAGGGTATCCCGGAGGTAACGACTGTCCTCCCGGAACTGTCGCTTCCTGATACCGAGTTTGTCTTCATCGGCCACGGTGGGGCACAGCGCTCGGAACTTCAAGCGGCGCTGGCAGAGAGTGATTTCAGTGGCCGCCACGTCTATACGGGCATCACATCGCTGGCGCTTCGCCGGTGGCTGACCGTCGCTGACCTGTTAGTGTTACCCAGTCGCGCAGAAGGCCGACCGACAGTTATCTACGAGGCAATGGCGGCTGAAACCGCCGTGTTAGGGACGGATATCGGTGGTGTTTCCGAGCAAGTCGTCGACGGAGAGACCGGCGTACTCATCCAGCCTCGCGATGCGACCGCGCTTGCCGATGCACTGGAGTCGCTTACCACCGATTCTGACCGGTTAGCAGAACTGGGGTCGAACGGCCACCAGCGACTCGTCAATCAGGGCTGGACCTGGGACGGGTACGCTACCCGCGTTCGGGAACTGTACGCGGAGTTCGAAGGCAAGGGCCTGCAGACATAAGAGCGACCCAGACGACCATACTGGAAACTCGGACGCGAAGAGCGAAACGAATTACAGAGGTGTGAACACCGGACGGTGTCAGTCCTCGATAGATGTGAGTGGCTGAAACACGGTCCCCACCTGAACCCCCGTTGCCTCGTCTCCGTCACGGGTTACGTCTACCGTATCAATATCGTCCGTGCTCAAGAGAAATCCAAACGAAACGTCCGAGCCATCCGTCCGAAGGGTTATGCCCGTCCGTGGCATCGAGCGTCCAAACTCGGGATAGTACGGACGCTGGTCGCGGATAATTCGGTCTGTATCCAGCGGGTAAATATGTGCGATTCCGGTCTCTGAACCGCCCTCTAGGGAACTGACGACCAGATGCTGCTGACCGTCGGACGGTGTCGACCGGACAGTGACGGCCGGGTCTAGGTGCAATCGACTCCGTATCGGAGCGGATTTTTCGGCCGAGACAGTGTCCCAGACGAGCCACCACGTGTCAGATCCGTAGATGTGCCGGCGGTGACTGTACTGTGGCTGTGACGAGGACTCGGTTCGATAGTGGCCATCAAAGCACGTCAGACCATCGCGGTGCTCGTACGCGACTTCCGGTTCGATTCGACGGCCGAACAAGTAGCTTCCCCCAGTCTGAATGGGCTCTACGTCGTCGTATTGAACCGTATTATGCGCTTCGACACTCCGTGAGTACTGGCGCTCCGTCGTTGGCAGGTACTCGAATACTCCCGTGTCCGTGAGGATCCGCTGCCCGTCGGCCCACCAGAGGACAGCGAAGTGGTCGTTGTGCGAATGGGCGGGGAGATGCGGCGGGCCGATTGCACCACCGTCGACGAGGAGGCGGCTCCGACCGGTTCCGAGCCAGTAGTACCCCGATGCAGTGGGCGCGTTCTGCGCGGATGTGGTCTCATCGGTCGGTTCAATGCCCACTGCACGGGCATACGCGAGACAGCTCTGCAGAGGCAAGGCAAGACCGAACACCGAGTCGTTCAGGAGTGGTAGGCGTCCGTCGGGTGGCTCCATGTCACGGAGGAACCGAACGCCCGCAGTCGCGACCCGCTGAACCTCCGGAGGGATTTCCCGACCGACTCGTTTCAGGAGGTCGATGACAGTCAGATACCGCGTCACCGTCACAGCGTGGTACATCGGACTGCGCTCGAAGTGGCCGCCGTCCGCACGGAACTGTTCGGCCGTTTCGACGAGCACATCTAGCCCCTGTTTGACCCACTGCTGGCCGGACTCGGGGAAAAAAAGACCGGCCATGACCAGCGCCGCACCGTTCTCGATGAGGTGGTTCCCGCCGATATCGTGTTCGACGTGATTCGAGAGGAACGCGGCGTTTTTGTAAACGAGCTTTCGGAGCCGTGCCGAGTGAGGCGGTTCAAGCACGTCCTCAGCCCAGGCATAGAATCTGACCAGATTGAGGATCCGAAGCGAAACCGCGTGGGGCGTCCACGAGCGACGCAAATACGCCGGCTGACCGATCCGGTTTGACCCCGATCTGTCCCAATCACGAAGCCATTGTTCGAGGGTTTCTTCGACTGCGGTGCAGTCAGTTGGCGACTGATACCCCAACACTGGCCACATGAGGAACGCGAATCCATGAAACTGGAGCCCCCACAGCGTCGACGGTTCGGGCACACCAGCCCCCACCCAGTCGACGCCGGACGCGGACTCGACTGTCACTGTCCGATTTCTGAACGTCACTTCGCCGGCAGCGATGCCCTGTGACAACTCGCGGAAATCGGTTTGTCCTGACGAGGGTAATGCGTCACGGAGCAAAGCAGTGTTTCTCGCAACGGGATCGGGTGCGCCGGACAGTGATGCCGGAACCGACCCCTCGTAGCGAGCGTCGAAATCGACTGGAACCGCTGGCACGATGAGATGACGGAGCTTTCGCTCCGCTATCCCGGCCAGTTGCCGGGGCTGCATGTTTCGTGCAGTGTGATACAGCAACGGCACTCGGTCGCGGTCCAACAGCGCGGTGAGCGTCGTATCACTCATTCCGTGGTCCGGCGTCGGTTGTCGTTCCGTGGTCAAGCGCGATGTCCGTTCGGTTCGATTCTCCAGCTGGAGCCGTCGACGTACCGTCCATAAGCTGACGTATCTGGTCATCGAAACGGACGGCGATATGGCTCCGGTCGTAGGTCGGACTGACGTAGTCTTGCCCGGATTGCCCCCGTTCGCGGCGCTTGGCTTCTGAGGCGAGTAAGCTGTCAAACGCAGTTGCGATACCGCCGGGATCAGGCGTAGTGTGAATACCACCGCCGGACTGCTCGATGAACCGTTCGAGCTCACCCTGTCCAGTCGTAACGACTGGTAGTCCAGCGCCCATGTACTCGTACACCTTCGTCGGCATGGCGTAGTCGAGTTCCGAGTCGTCGAGTAGCGGCGCGATACCGATGGCGGCGTCGTCGAGTGCTGCTGGAACCGCTTCGTGAGGTATCGGGCCGGTGAACTCAACGGCGTCTTCGACGCCTCCCTCCGTGACGACCTCCCGCAGGTGCGGGACTGCGTCGCCGCTGCCGATCAAATAGAGTTCCGCATCGTTGTTGAGCCGCCCCATCGCTCGGATACACTCATCGAGCGCCTGTGCGTGGCCGATATTACCGACGTAGACGATAGCCGGGTCGTCGCTGTCCACCACCGAATCGCCCGATTTGGTCGAAGCGAAGCGGTCCATGTCGACGCCGTTTGGAACCAACAGGAGCTTTTCAGACAGCGCGGCACCGTACTGCTCACAGAGATGGTCGCCTAATGTCTCCGTCGTCACTGCTATCGCATCCGACGTATGGAGGACCTGTCGCTGGAAATACCGGCTGCCGTGCTCTATGATCCCATCTTCGGGAATGAATCCCAGCGACACTGACGCATCGATCCAGAGATCGCGGACATCTACCACCCAGAGGGAGTTCGTAAGCACCGTGACAAAACCCGCAAGCCCGGTCGAAATCGGCGGCGTCGTCGTCATAACGACATCGTACCGTCGCCGAGTTATCAAGAGCCACAGGAACGCATGGAGTGCAAAGGTGACATAGTAGGCGAGCCTAGACACGATTCCCGGGTTCGGTTCGGTCGGTTGCCAGGCCCAGAGCCGGCGCACTGTCACGTCCTGTTGTCGAATCTCTTTCGACCGGTACCAGTCCCGGTCGAACGAACCGTGTGGGAAACACGGCGGTGGTGCAACCACCTCAACGTCCCATCCCCGGGAATCGAGGTTGGTCGCCATGTTCTGGATCCGTGAAGCATGGCCGCTCTTGTCGGGGGGATACTGCTGGGAAATAATTCCGATCTGCCGTGTTCTCTCTGACATCTGGACTACCTCCGAGAAAGCGTCTCGACGGTGATTTGGACGGCTCGATGCGTCACATTACCATCAGCTCTCTCTCCTCGGGAATCCCTCTGGCCGGGAGTTCGCTTTGGCGTTTGATGGCGGAAAAATCGTTGCAGACGGCACCGGCCGGGACGATACGTAAACATCTGTCAGTATCCTCTCAATGAACTGAATTTGTTAGTTACGGCCTACAGTTCGAGACGACGGTCAGCACAGATTTCATCCACTCCCTAAATATCATCCATTCAGCCTGCCGATGTATTTAGAGTCGCTAACCAAGGTATTGGATATACAAGTGTGTCAAAAATGCCGGAACTATCTATCATCATCCCTACGCTGGACCCCAACATAGAGTTCAGTTGGGAAGAGAAGTTGGTGGACGCCGCTGTCGAGGGCGAGATCCTCGTCTGTACCGAAGGCAGTGCTGCAGCAGCGAGAAACAAGGGGATCCGTGAGGCGAACGGGGAGAAACTAGTCTTTCTCGACGACGACTCAGTCCCGAAAGGCGAGTACTTCGACCGCGTTTCCGAGCTGTTGGACGAATATCCGGCTGTTACCGGTCGTATCCACGACACCGGATCCCCATACACACGCGGCCTGTCTGGCCAATACGATCAGGGAGATAATGGACACGTTACTGACACAGTCGTCGGCTGTAATATGGCGATTCGCCGCGATGTGCTGGAAGATGTCGGTGGGTTTGACGAACGTCTCCCGTACGGGCATGAAGAGGTTGAACTGATAGATCGTGTTTTCGAATCCTACACCGTGTGGTACTCGCCCGATCTGCTGGTCGAACACCCGTTCGCCGAATCCATTCCGGACTATTTAGAAAAACAATACCGGCACGGTAAAGAGTCCATTCCGTACTACAAGATCAGAGGCGAAAACGTTCCGAGGCGGATTATGAGATTCATACTGATACCGACATATTATCTCGACTCAACCGTGTCGAAATCGATTATCAGCACCGTCGGACAGGTCGTGAGCAATATCGGGATGCTCCACGGTTACCTGACGTATGAACTGGCGAGTTCGGACCACCTGACTACAGCGGAGACCGATTAGATCGGGGACGTGCGACCGGAACCAACCACGATAGAGACGACAGTGGGACCGTCTCAACTGAACAGTCGCTTCAGCCGAGCGACGAGGCTCTTCGAGCGGTCACCGCCGCGGCGGCGCTGCTGGTCGGACCCCGTCTCCGTGGACTCGGTCCCGTCGGAGTCGACTTCGGTGTCCGGCACGTCGCCGTCGGCGGCCTCGATGGCGTCAGCGATCATCCCTTCGGCGTCGTTAACGGCGTCTTTAACAGTGCCTTTGATCAGCGGAATATTGCTGAACCGGTCCTGGCTGACCGATGTGTCCGAGGCGATGATGGCGGCGTCGGCGGACTCGATGTCCGCTTCGGAGAGCTCGTTTTCAGCCCCCATCGCGCCCTGGACTTCCACTTTGATTTCGTGGCCCAGTTCTTCGGCTGTCTGTTCGAGGTTCTCGGCTGCCATCTGACTGTGTGCGATCCCAGTCGGGCAGGAGGTGACTGCGACGAGTTTCATAGTTCTAGTGTGTCGTGAACTTCGCTGCGCGTTGCGGCGAGTCGGGCGCGGTCTGCGCGCTCGCTCGCGGCACTGTGCTCGGTTTCGCTGACGGCCGTCTTGACTTCCGGAATCGTCACGGCGCTCATGCTGAGTTCGTCCAGGCCGAGGCCGACGAGCAGTTCCGTCAGGTCCGGGTCGCCGGCCATCTCGCCGCACATCCCGACCCAGGCGTCCTCGTCGTGGGCCGACTTGACTGTTTGACGAATTGCGCGGAGGACGCCCGGATGCGTGGGGTCGTGCAGGTCGCCGACGCGCTCGTTCTCGCGGTCGGCGGCCATGACGTACTGCGTGAGGTCGTTCGTCCCGATGGAGAGGAAATCGACGCGTGCGGCGAGTTCCTCGGCCATGAACACGGCGCTTGGCGTCTCGATCATCACGCCGACTTCGGGGTCAGCGACCTCGGTTTCACGGCCTTCGAGGTCGGCCGCCGCTGCGTCCAGCGCATCGAGTGCCCCGTCGAGTTCCTCGACGGTGGCGACCAGCGGGAACATGATGGCGAGGTCTCCAGCCCCGTCCGCAGCGGCGCGCAGCAGCGCACGGAGCTGTGTGGCGAACAGATCCGAGTCGGGGTCGAGCGAGCGCCGGATGCCGCGCTCCCCGAGGAAGGGGTTTTCCTCCGCCGGCAGGTCGAGGTAGGGGATTCGCTTGTCGCCGCCGATGTCCAGCGTCCGGACGACGACGCGGCCGTCCGGAAACGTGTCGAGCACCTCGCGGACGGCCTCGTACTGCTCGTCTTCGGACGGCGGCGTCTCCCGGTCGAGGAAGAGGAACTCAGTGCGGTAGAGGCCAACGCCGTCGGCACCCCGTTGTGCTGCGGGGTCCAGTTCCGCTGGCTGTCCGATGTTCGCCGCGACCTCGATGTGTTTCCCGTCGGTGGTTTCGACGGACTCGTCGACGATAGCTGCCCCAGACCCGCTCGCTGCGGCCTCTCGCTCGTCGTCGTCGGGACCGACCAACAGCGTCCCGTCGTCGCCGTCGACCACGACTTCTGTCCCTCCCTCGACGGATTCGAGCGTCTCGCCGATACCGACGACCGCCGGCAGGGCCAGCGAACGGGCGAAAATCGCCGCATGGGATGTTCGGCCGCCGGTGACCGTGGCGAATCCGGCGACGCGTTCCGGGTCGAGCTGTGCCGTGTCGCTGGGCGTCAACCGCTCGGCGAGGACGACGCTGCCCTCGGGGAGGTCGCCGAGGTCGACCCGCTCCCCGTCCGTCAGCAGACGGAGGAGCCGATCACGCACGTCACGGAGGTCGTCCGCGCGCTCGGCCATCCGGCCGTCCATCCCTTCGAACTGCTCGATGTGTTCGCCGAAGGCGGCATCGACGGCGTTCGGTGCGGGAAGCCCCTCGCCGATCATCGTCTCGACGGCGTCCTCGATGGTCGGGTCTTCGAGGAACTGGATGTGCGCGTCGAACACCGCGGCTTCCTGTTCCCCGACGCGTTCGGCGGTCGCCTCGCGCTCGGACTCCAGTTCGGTTCGGGCGGTGTCGACGGCGTCGGCGAACCGCTCGCCCTCCATTTCGGGATCGACTTCCACGCCGTCCGGGTCCAGGAGCGAGATGTCTCGGCCGTACCAGACAACCGACCCGACGCCGGAGCGCGGTGTCGCACCGGTACCGTGAAGCGTGCGTTCAGCCATCGTCAGTGTCCAGTTCCGCCTCTGGCGTTGTCAGTATCCGCTCCAGTTCGTCGAGCACTGCTTCTGCATCCGGCCCGTCGGCGACCAGTTTGATGTCGTCGTCCTGTCCGACGCCGAGGCTGGTGACTGCGATCATACTCGCCGCCTGGACGAGGTCACCGTCCGGACGACCGGCCGAGACCTCGGCCTCGTGGTCGTTGACCGCCTGGACGAACGCCGACGCCGGCCGAGCGTGCAGGCCAGCCTCCGGAACAATCGTCACAGTGCGCTCGACCGTCATGCGATTGCCTCCCGGAGTGCGTCCTGAACGGTCGTCTCGTCCTCTGCCTCGTGGAGTCGGTCCCGAACGTCGTCATGCATCAGGGCCCGCGAGAGGGAACTGAGAATGTTGAGGTGCTCCTCGCCGCCGGCCTCCGGGACGAGAATCATGAAGATGAGCGTCGCCGGCTCGCCGTCCATCGAGCCGAAGTCGACGCCTTCTTCGGAGTGAGCAAATGCCAGTGACGGGCGGTTCACAGCGTCAGTCTTCGCGTGTGGAATCCCGATCCCCATGCCGACGCCCGTAGTGGTCTCCGATTCGCGTTCCAGCAGCGCGTCGAGTGCGCGGTCGCGGTCCTCGACCTTGCCGCCGTCGACTAGTAGGTCGAGCAAGAACTCGATACACGCTTCCTTTTCGGCTGGTGGCTCGGACAGCGAAATGTGGCTGGCCGGAATCAGTTCTTCGATGTCGTCCGCTGCGATTGCGTCTGTCATTGTAGTCTCCGTAGTTAGTCGTCCGTCGGTTGCGTGGTGCTCGTCTCCGCCCCGGCGTCGATACGGTCTTCGAAGTCCGGTTTGATCACCGTCGCGACGACGGCCGTCACGAGTGAGCCCAGAAGGATGCTGCCCAGGAATGCGAGTGGCTGGTTCGAAAGCAGGACCACGAAGATACCGCCGTGGGGTGCGGGCATCGTGACGCCGAGGGCCATCGAGGTCGCGCCGCCGACAGCGCTACCGGCCACAATAGCCGGGATGACGCGCAGCGGGTCCGCGGCTGCGTACGGAATCGCGCCCTCGGTGATGAACGACAGGCCGAGCACGACACCGCTTTTTCCGTTCTCGTACATCTCGGCCGCGTACTTGTGCGGTGCAATAAAGTTTGAGAGCGCGAGGCCGATCGGCGGAACCATCCCGCCGATCATCACCGCGGCCATCGGTGCGTAGATCTCCTCCGTGATGAGCCCAGTCGCGAACACGTAAGCGACCTTGTTAACGGGACCACCCATGTCGAAGGCCATCATCCCGCCGAGGATGAGGCCGACGACGATAGCCTGGCCGCCCTGCATCGACTGCAGGAAAGAGGTCAGGGCTTCGTTGGCGAGTGCGACAGGGACGCCCAGCACGAACAGCATGATGGGCGTTAGAACCGCCATTGTCGCGACAGGGATCAGCAGTACCGGCATCATCGGCTGGATGAACTCGGGGACGTCGAGGTTCTTGAAGAAACGCGCGACGTACCCGGCCAGCAGCCCAGCGACGATTGCGCCGAGATAGCCGGCACCGGCTTCGCCGCCGGAGATACCGATTACTGTCGCCGCTTCGGCGACGACGTTCCCTTGCTGGAGAATGTATGCCAGCAGGAATCCCGGGGCGAGTCCCGGACGGTCGGCGATGGCATACGCGATGTATCCGCCGAGAATCGGAACCATAATCGTCAGCCCGGCAGTACCGACCTGTGCTAGGAACCAGCCTGCCGAGCCGGTGTTCTCGAACACTGTCTGTGTGTCCCCTATCGCGTACGCGACGGCGAGGAAGATACCCCCGATAGTCACGAAGGGGATCATGAACGATACGCCCGTCATCAGGTCCTCCTTGACGGAGGTTACGTGGGCGCGAAGCGCACTCTCGGCCCGGTCTTGATCTGTCATGGTCAACGACACCGACAGCTACGCCCATTGTGTAATATAAAGGTACACGTTTGAGAGTGTTATTTACCGAAATTGTTTGCTATCTGGATTTAGGCGATTGTTTCTGCACGGAACTAGATCCGCGAATCCGTTGGAATAACAGACATATGCTTGTTAGCCGCAGGCAACTACTGGGATAGAAATCGGAATGTGTGGTGCCACACGCGCCATAGTGCTTATATCCGTCACTCGCACACACCGAAATATGGGTTCACTCTCGGTATCTGGGGAGGTGGCTACGTTCACCGTCGAAAAAATCGGGGGGATCGACGAGACGACAGTCGAGGTCCCACCAGGGGTGACTGTGCTCCGAGGCCGGAACGCGACTAATCGGACATCGTTTCTACAGGCGGTGATGTCCGCTCACGGGAGCGAGTGGGCGAGCATCAAAGGTGACGCCGACCAGGGGCACGTCGAACTCTCACTGGGGGAGGAGACGTACACCCAAACACTGACCAGAACGGACAACGGGGTTACCGGGTCGGGCCTCGGCCTGCTCACTGACCCGACGGTTGCGGATCTGTTCGCGTTCCTGCTCGAAGACAACGAGGCCAGACGAGCCGTCGAGCGGGGTGAGGACCTTCGCGAGATCATTATGCGGCCCGTCGACGTGGCGTCGATCCACCGACAGATACGTGCGGCCGAACAGCGCAAGGAAGAGATCGATGCGGAACTCGATCGTATCGCGTCGCTCAAGCGTGACCTCCCGGATCTCGAACGGCAACAGGCAACTCTGCGCGACGAGATCACTGAGACCAGAGACAAACTCCAGCGCGTGGAGGACCGAATCGACGAGCGGGACGTGGATTTCCAGACGACCCAGGAAAACAGGGACGAACTCGAAACGGCCCTCGATGAACTCCAGGCGACTCGATCCGAACTGAAACGTGTGCGAAACGATATCCAGTCAGAACAGGAGAGTATCGCGGCACTGCGCGACGAGCGAGGGAGCCTCGCGGTCGAACGATCCGGGCTTCCGGAATCGCCGGACGAGCGACTCGAAGCGCTCGAATCGGACATCGACCGGCTTCGAGAGCGCAAACGAGAGCTCTCAGAGTACACCACCCGACTGCAGAACGTCGTCGGGTTCAACGAGGAACTGCTGTCCGGCGAGCACCGGGAGATAACCGACGCTATCGACGCAAAGCCAGAAAGTGTGGGTGACATCACGGACCAGCTGTATAAGGGGTCAAAGACGACCTGCTGGACCTGTGGCTCGCGAGTGAAACCGGACCGTATCGAGTCGACGCTCCAGAGTATGCGTGACCACCTTCAGGAGACGGTCACGGAGATCGACGATATCGACGATGAACTCGACGAACTGACCGACCGACGTGACGAAATTGCGGAGACGCGCACGCGAGCGCGAGAACTCACCGCCACGATTGAGGAGGTCGACGCCGAAATCGAGCGCCGGCAGACGACTGTTGTCGACCTCCGAGAGCGACGCAACAACCTCTCCGCCCGCGTCGAGGAACTCGAGGAGCGGGTCACCTCGCTCCGAACCGAAGAGTTCGACGAAGTGCTCGAACTCCATACGAAAGCGAACGAACTGGAGCTGGAACTGGACCGGCTCGAATCCGAACGAGACGAGGTACGCGAGGAGATCGCCGACATCGAGTCGGACATCCGCCGAAACGACGAACTGGCTGCCCAACGGGAAGACGTGGTTGACGAGCTGATCGACCTCCGGTCACGTATCGACCGCCTCGAAGCCGAGGCGACCGACCAGTTCAACGAGAAGATGGACGACCTGCTCGATATTCTCGGCTACGGCAACATCGAACGGATCTGGCTCGAACGGACCGACACGCCCGATGACCCGGTCCATAACAGCGACGACAGCGTCACTGGATCGACGTTCACGCTCCACGTCGTCAGGAGTACCGACGGTGGAACTGTCTACGAAGACACTGTCGGCCATCTGAGCGAGAGTGAGCGGGAAGTGACCGGGCTCGTGTTCGCACTCGCCGGCTACCTCGTCCACGACGTGTACGAGGACGTCCCGTTCATGCTGCTTGACTCACTGGAAGCCATCGATGCGGAGCGCATCGCCTCGCTCGTCGAGTACTTCGCGGAGTACCCCACCTATCTCGTCGTCGCGTTGCTCCCCGAGGACGCGCAGGCGCTTCCGGATAGTTACAACCGGATTACGGATATCTGATCCTGTTGTGGTCCCCCCAAAGACCGAATCTACTGAGCGCTCACTCACAGTCACAGCCGCCGCGGTCGAGAAGGTCACTGATGCCGTAGCGTGTCCCGCAGTCCTGACAGCGAATATCGATGCTCACGAACACTCGGTACTCGCCGACAGTGAGTTTGTCAGCGGTGTTCAGTCGGTCGACCGTGTCCCGGACGATTGTCTCGACGCGGCTGCGGAGGCGGTCTATTGTCCCGCGTTCCTGCTCGACCTGTTCAGTTTCGGATTCAGGCTCGTAGCTCACATCACGAACCTCTGTGAGATAGTACCGAATCGCCTGATACGTGACGAACTGGCTTTCCAGCGTATCGACGTCGATACCTGCCCGTTCGAGTCGGTTCCGCGCTTCGATCCGTTTGCCCGCACTGACGTCGTCGTCCGTCAGGAGTCGATAGAAGTTCGCCGGTTCGCCGTCGATGACGTCCATGCCCGAATTGCGGATTGCAGCCACAAGCAGCGCTTGATTGAACCGATCAGCGAGGTCACGGAGACTCTGCCGTTCCCTATTCTTCCCGAGCCACGCGTGCTCCAGTTCCGTTCCCATCGACGTCAGTCCATACGTTTCGATCAACTGTGCGACTTTCGACTGCGCTGACCCCATTATCGCCAGAACGCGTCGATCCGGTTTAGCCGTTTTGTTGCGATATCTGCGTCTCTCCACCACTTAGCAGCCATACTTCTTGGTTCCAGAAGACATCACTCACAGGGATGTATTTGACCGCGGATGTGTATAATATAAGCCAATAGAGCCGAATATAGTTACATAAGGCCTGAATTCGCAGATATACAAGTACCGAATACGATAGAAAGTCGCTCCTCGATCTATTCTTCGGGATATCTGGTACGCTCTCGGTAACGTCCATCTACCACGAGAATTTTATACCTGACATTACAAGCGGGAAATTACACGATGGTCCCCTCCACTCGACGTACCCTCCTCCACAGCGCATGCGGGCTAGCGACGATGCTGGCCGGCTGTAGTGGAATGTTCGAGGGCAGCGACGAATCAACACGCACCGCTTCCGAAAACGATGGCTCGACCGCTCCGAGAGCTGGCATGGAGTCCGACCCGGCGGCAGTTGTCACACGCGTTGACGCCGACCGGCAGCCTGTCTGGCTCGACGATGGAGACGGTCGGCCAACCGAAAGC comes from the Haloarcula hispanica ATCC 33960 genome and includes:
- a CDS encoding archaea-specific SMC-related protein, which gives rise to MGSLSVSGEVATFTVEKIGGIDETTVEVPPGVTVLRGRNATNRTSFLQAVMSAHGSEWASIKGDADQGHVELSLGEETYTQTLTRTDNGVTGSGLGLLTDPTVADLFAFLLEDNEARRAVERGEDLREIIMRPVDVASIHRQIRAAEQRKEEIDAELDRIASLKRDLPDLERQQATLRDEITETRDKLQRVEDRIDERDVDFQTTQENRDELETALDELQATRSELKRVRNDIQSEQESIAALRDERGSLAVERSGLPESPDERLEALESDIDRLRERKRELSEYTTRLQNVVGFNEELLSGEHREITDAIDAKPESVGDITDQLYKGSKTTCWTCGSRVKPDRIESTLQSMRDHLQETVTEIDDIDDELDELTDRRDEIAETRTRARELTATIEEVDAEIERRQTTVVDLRERRNNLSARVEELEERVTSLRTEEFDEVLELHTKANELELELDRLESERDEVREEIADIESDIRRNDELAAQREDVVDELIDLRSRIDRLEAEATDQFNEKMDDLLDILGYGNIERIWLERTDTPDDPVHNSDDSVTGSTFTLHVVRSTDGGTVYEDTVGHLSESEREVTGLVFALAGYLVHDVYEDVPFMLLDSLEAIDAERIASLVEYFAEYPTYLVVALLPEDAQALPDSYNRITDI
- a CDS encoding PTS sugar transporter subunit IIA, coding for MTDAIAADDIEELIPASHISLSEPPAEKEACIEFLLDLLVDGGKVEDRDRALDALLERESETTTGVGMGIGIPHAKTDAVNRPSLAFAHSEEGVDFGSMDGEPATLIFMILVPEAGGEEHLNILSSLSRALMHDDVRDRLHEAEDETTVQDALREAIA
- a CDS encoding PTS fructose transporter subunit IIC, with product MTDQDRAESALRAHVTSVKEDLMTGVSFMIPFVTIGGIFLAVAYAIGDTQTVFENTGSAGWFLAQVGTAGLTIMVPILGGYIAYAIADRPGLAPGFLLAYILQQGNVVAEAATVIGISGGEAGAGYLGAIVAGLLAGYVARFFKNLDVPEFIQPMMPVLLIPVATMAVLTPIMLFVLGVPVALANEALTSFLQSMQGGQAIVVGLILGGMMAFDMGGPVNKVAYVFATGLITEEIYAPMAAVMIGGMVPPIGLALSNFIAPHKYAAEMYENGKSGVVLGLSFITEGAIPYAAADPLRVIPAIVAGSAVGGATSMALGVTMPAPHGGIFVVLLSNQPLAFLGSILLGSLVTAVVATVIKPDFEDRIDAGAETSTTQPTDD
- the rdfA gene encoding rod-determining factor RdfA, with the protein product MGSAQSKVAQLIETYGLTSMGTELEHAWLGKNRERQSLRDLADRFNQALLVAAIRNSGMDVIDGEPANFYRLLTDDDVSAGKRIEARNRLERAGIDVDTLESQFVTYQAIRYYLTEVRDVSYEPESETEQVEQERGTIDRLRSRVETIVRDTVDRLNTADKLTVGEYRVFVSIDIRCQDCGTRYGISDLLDRGGCDCE
- a CDS encoding HPr family phosphocarrier protein → MTVERTVTIVPEAGLHARPASAFVQAVNDHEAEVSAGRPDGDLVQAASMIAVTSLGVGQDDDIKLVADGPDAEAVLDELERILTTPEAELDTDDG
- the ptsP gene encoding phosphoenolpyruvate--protein phosphotransferase, whose product is MAERTLHGTGATPRSGVGSVVWYGRDISLLDPDGVEVDPEMEGERFADAVDTARTELESEREATAERVGEQEAAVFDAHIQFLEDPTIEDAVETMIGEGLPAPNAVDAAFGEHIEQFEGMDGRMAERADDLRDVRDRLLRLLTDGERVDLGDLPEGSVVLAERLTPSDTAQLDPERVAGFATVTGGRTSHAAIFARSLALPAVVGIGETLESVEGGTEVVVDGDDGTLLVGPDDDEREAAASGSGAAIVDESVETTDGKHIEVAANIGQPAELDPAAQRGADGVGLYRTEFLFLDRETPPSEDEQYEAVREVLDTFPDGRVVVRTLDIGGDKRIPYLDLPAEENPFLGERGIRRSLDPDSDLFATQLRALLRAAADGAGDLAIMFPLVATVEELDGALDALDAAAADLEGRETEVADPEVGVMIETPSAVFMAEELAARVDFLSIGTNDLTQYVMAADRENERVGDLHDPTHPGVLRAIRQTVKSAHDEDAWVGMCGEMAGDPDLTELLVGLGLDELSMSAVTIPEVKTAVSETEHSAASERADRARLAATRSEVHDTLEL